The following proteins are encoded in a genomic region of Oncorhynchus kisutch isolate 150728-3 linkage group LG18, Okis_V2, whole genome shotgun sequence:
- the LOC109909168 gene encoding 52 kDa repressor of the inhibitor of the protein kinase-like produces MPNFCAAPNCTRKSTQSDLAFFRFPRDPERCRLWVENCRRADLEAKTSDQLNKHYRLCAKHFDPAMVCKTSPYRTVLKDTAIPTIFDLTSHLKNPHSRHRKRIKELTEEDIRRIKERRLASSIEQLHSKKDIEATEGQDAAEEEIKLSPEEKEFRDYLRSLFEIVFMLGKQNIPLETNVPEGLERDPSNFQALLEYRINAGDEALRRRFEATAVNVEYLSTAQQSQLLDVCEGTVREEVLMEVRESRFFSLVTGDLVEFAGERHLPLFLRFVDQSNTLREEFLDFLPFEGDEASLVERLETQVTEGWGLRMEDCRGQAHVATGTFATKMKAVAVGLMGKYPMAMHTPCSTCALNIHLANSLPFPSVQVVMATLRKIGNFFKQSPSLQAELEKAISVYHQGNYEKATELKEACSSNWTVQHNVFELTVDLLESLLLCMDCIRDNENFKFPDAMTGDAYSIAETLADFEFIVTLVILKNALSFTRAFGKNLQGEALDVFFAANSLTAVLHSLNEVFDNIEVYHEFWFEEAVNLAGTMEIPVKVPRLFLRKHRSPDTGEIPPETYFKEYVTVPVIRGIIDEVDDIFSQSNLKALKCLSLVPAIMGQMKFNTSEENHADVYRKDLPNPDTLPAELHCWKIKWKHRSKEVRLPSTIHETLQLSDIKFFPNVNCFLKVLTTLPVLMLEDSGSSETSRKRLQTYLSDTPIKHRCKSLAVLHINSHVKHDLDVMVEKYCRLYPEDEPEPEPESEISTVVI; encoded by the exons ATGCCCAATTTTTGCGCGGCTCCAAATTGTACCAGGAAGAGCACTCAATCCGATTTGGCTTTTTTCAGGTTTCCAAGAGATCCAGAAAG ATGTAGGCTCTGGGTTGAGAACTGTCGTCGGGCGGATCTGGAGGCGAAAACATCAGACCAACTCAATAAACACTACAGACTGTGTGCCAAACACTTTGACCCGGCTATGGTTTGTAAAACC AGCCCTTACAGAACAGTACTGAAGGATACTGCTATTCCAACCATATTTGATTTAACAAGCCACCTCAAAAATCCTCATAGCAGACATCGCAAGCGGATCAAAGAATTG ACTGAAGAAGACATAAGGAGAATTAAAGAGAGAAGAT TGGCATCCTCCATTGAACAGCTCCACTCAAAGAAAGACATTGAGGCAACTGAGGGTCAAGATGCCGCTGAGGAGGAAATCAAGCTGTCCCCAGAGGAGAAGGAGTTCCGAGATTACCTGAGGTCTCTGTTTGAGATTGTTTTCATGCTAGGAAAGCAGAACATCCCATTGGAGACCAATGTCCCAGAAGGACTGGAGAGAGATCCCAGTAATTTCCAGGCCTTACTGGAGTACCGCATTAATGCTGGAGATGAGGCTCTGAGGAGACGGTTTGAGGCCACCGCAGTGAATGTGGAGTACCTCTCCACGGCCCAGCAGAGCCAGCTCCTAGACGTCTGTGAGGGCACTGTCAGAGAGGAGGTCCTCATGGAGGTGAGAGAGAGTCGCTTCTTCTCACTGGTCACAGGGGACCTGGTGGAGTTCGCTGGGGAGAGACACCTGCCTCTCTTTCTGCGGTTTGTAGATCAGTCCAACACTCTCAGGGAGGAGTTCTTGGACTTTCTTCCGTTCGAGGGGGACGAGGCCTCACTGGTGGAGAGGCTAGAGACCCAAGTGACAGAAGGGTGGGGGCTGAGGATGGAGGACTGCCGTGGCCAGGCCCATGTAGCCACCGGCACCTTTGCCACTAAGATGAAAGCTGTGGCAGTCGGACTGATGGGAAAGTACCCCATGGCAATGCACACGCCTTGTTCCACCTGCGCACTGAATATACACCTGGCCAACAGCCTTCCCTTCCCCAGTGTTCAGGTTGTCATGGCAACCCTGAGAAAGATTGGCAACTTCTTTAAGCAGTCTCCATCCTTGCAGGCTGAACTGGAGAAGGCCATCTCTGTTTACCACCAGGGAAATTATGAGAAGGCAACCGAGCTGAAGGAGGCCTGCAGCTCTAACTGGACAGTGCAGCACAACGTGTTTGAACTGACTGTGGACCTGCTTGAGTCCCTCCTGCTATGCATGGACTGCATTCGGGACAATGAGAACTTCAAGTTTCCTGACGCTATGACTGGGGACGCCTACTCAATCGCAGAGACCCTGGCTGACTTTGAGTTTATTGTCACCTTGGTCATCCTGAAAAATGCTCTTTCTTTCACACGAGCCTTTGGCAAAAACCTGCAAGGGGAGGCCCTTGATGTGTTCTTCGCTGCCAACAGTCTAACAGCTGTCCTGCACTCTCTGAATGAAGTCTTCGACAACATCGAGGTCTACCATGAGTTTTGGTTTGAGGAGGCTGTGAATCTGGCAGGTACCATGGAGATCCCGGTGAAGGTGCCTCGTCTGTTCCTCCGGAAGCACCGATCGCCCGACACAGGCGAGATCCCGCCAGAGACTTACTTCAAGGAGTATGTGACGGTCCCGGTGATCCGCGGCATCATCGATGAAGTGGACGACATCTTCTCCCAGAGCAACCTCAAAGCCCTCAAGTGCCTGTCCCTGGTCCCTGCCATCATGGGCCAGATGAAGTTCAACACCTCAGAGGAGAACCATGCAGATGTGTACCGCAAGGACCTCCCCAACCCAGACACGCTGCCCGCTGAGCTGCATTGCTGGAAGATCAAATGGAAGCACCGGAGCAAGGAGGTCCGCCTGCCCTCCACCATCCACGAGACACTTCAGCTGTCGGACATCAAGTTCTTCCCCAACGTCAACTGCTTCCTGAAGGTCCTGACCACCCTGCCTGTTCTGATGCTGGAGGACAGTGGCAGCTCTGAGACATCCAGGAAACGCCTACAGACTTATCTCAGTGACACACCTATCAAACACAGGTGTAAGAGTCTAGCTGTGCTCCACATAAACTCTCATGTTAAGCATGACCTGGATGTCATGGTTGAAAAATACTGCAGACTGTACCCCGAGGATGAGCCTGAACCCGAGCCCGAGTCTGAGATCAGCACTGTGGTGATATAG